The DNA region CGAGTCATACAACTATCAGACTAACTTTTTTAACCTGGATATTTAGATAAGTTAGCTATTTAAATTGCAGTGTTATCATTTTTGTGTGATGCATCTATAATCTAATTAATTGCATGTCAAGATGCACAGTTGTTGATATATGTCTTGAAGAGTTTATGTATAATGGGTTTAGAGTGTAATATGCTATCAATATTAACTGCAAATTTGGTTAAcactttaaaaataaatgttgattaaAGAGTTACAATAAATATTCTTCTTCATTggggagttacctccccttaccttcattgtttcatgtttattttgtttgtttgtaccaccTGAGAGGACTAAGATAAGCTAAGtctgatgtctaatcctattgacattttattataattttgccaataaaatatttgtaaattgaaatattaactaACAGTTTTATAAAACGTTTGACTACAGTTCATTATTCTGACCTGAGGAGTTCCTCACTCTCCAGGAGCATGTGGGTGTATCTCTCCAGTGAGTGTTCGTTAAGTGAGGCCCTTAGCCAGGACCGGCCTCTGCCTGAGTCGGTGTTGATACTCTGTAGCTTCATGAATCTGTCCAGTTCATGTTTGGTCAGGTGCTCCTTCACATACTGCCAGAACACTATAGCAAAATATAGCATCAATATGGTACTAAAACCGAACTAATATTTAAATAGCAGTTGGTTAATATGTCACCTAACAAAGTCAGTTGTTTAGCATGgtaatgtacatattaaaactatttaaaaacTAGAAATGTTTGTTTCCACATTAAATCAGAATGAGACACAAGAGGACAGGATGGGACATGATGGAATGATaaaagacagacagacaaacaataTAACACTCTATTTCATCACgaggtttaaaaaaaaatgttctttcattttttaaagGAAAAATAGTCTACTGTtgattcatttatcatttattgataaagtATGTTGTTGGTTGAGGATTTCTGATGTAGGAGATTCTGATCTCTTACCTGCCTCGGACTCCTTATTAGTGATGTCATTGAACATATCTGTGACCTTGTTCAGACCTGTTATCTCTGTCACCTGTCTGTAATGTAATAATCCTTCACAATTAAACAGTAAAATTCATATCATGTGTTTTCTCCAGGTtagcaaatacatgtattataaaaaagATTTATTTCGGTTTTGCAAAACAAACCTACTATGTTGTTTCATGATATGAAAGTAATCTATAGCATGTATTCCAGATAGTTACATGTACCGTATAGAGAAGAGAGTACAGAAaatttataatgtataaaacCAATCTAATCAaaacttgtaattctgctccactacgatatTCTATGTTACAGGCAACCTGTTCACGATATTCTATGTTACAGGCAACCTGTTCAGGGTCACCTCAGTACAacccctatggttagccaatcagtgTGTCGAAAAAGTCTACAAAATCTTTGGTGTAGTTGATTCTCTCAGAAGTATAAATGGATAATAGTACATCCCCagatgttccgattctaggccaggggtcatgctgaggtaaCCCGAACGGAGAGTTATTAGATATTGTATTTGAGCATACTGTAGAGCATCATATAGTGGAGCGGGATTTCAAGTTTAATTTTATTGTGAGTGAAACATAAAGATACTGACTGCAATAAGTTTTTCAACTCATTGATATAAACTACAGTGCAGGTAACAATAACACATTATCACATCAGTATGGCACTCAAGTCATATTGTAAATTACATGATAAAACACACCCTATGGAAATATGTATACTGAAATATGTATACTATTACATACTTGAGGGCCAAGATAGCCTTGTTACTCTGTCGCATTCCATGTTGGAGGCCGGTCTCCCAGGCAGCACATAGACAGGATACTCTATAcaattataatacaatataatttaaattgctaacaaatatcaaaattattatctACACTATCAGatgttattttctataaatgttttattgtaaaatctggttattaaattgttatttacattCAATCCTTATTCTTTATATTTTACAACTGGATGGCTGGTTTATGTCACAGCTAGATTGACGAAAGATCAAATGTCAATCATGGGGGCATATAACTAAACTTGTCTCTATATTAGGCTTTGTTTagtttgcctaatatatatggAAGTTTAGCAGACTAGATTATTAGGTTTTGGTTTGTACACAAAATTTTCTACCATTTTACAAGATCTCCATCAATTAATCATAacttaatatacacaaattAATTTTTGTCTTCAGAATATTGTTGACACAACAACTCCACCATTGCTTTCATCAATATTCCTAGACtaaaacatgtactgtacatgaaTATCTTGactattttctaaaaaaaattttaCCTGCTGTCAGCATCAGCAGCCAATTCTGTCCTGCCACCAAATCGTACCTGGCactattgtaatatataaaacaaatcttaTAGAAATATTATACCCTAACAAAGTATATGTTCACTGACTctattacctatatatatataccacaggtAATGAAATTTCATACCAAGATATATTCTATAGCACTAAATTTTCAATCTAGCAATGTGACTATTCATAATATCTTTGTTAGTGCaaaaattactttaaatttatAGAATTATGATTATGATTCTTTAGCACACTTTCTATGAAATGTTcagattgaaaatattaaaaaaaaaaacatataaaattgtTAGTGACATAATCTATTTGTATAAAAAGAAGTAAATCAaagtatattaaaatataatgacATATCACCTGTTTAACAGCATCTAGGAGTCTGGTAAGTATACTTTGTCTCTCATTAACATGAGGATCATCCCCTGTAAAACAGAACAGTCAGTAGGATAATTTGGACTTAACCTGCAGCCATCTATCCATCAAATTTAAACCATCCATCATTCCAGTCATGAAGCAGAATCCTTTGGACTATAATTTTATATGACTTACATTGGGATTGAACCATTTTGTGTTGAATGTGAAATGGTCATTATATGATTAAGGAGACTTCAAAGTAATTCTAAGATTGAGGTAAAATGTGTAAAAAGAGCGGGTTGGTGTGGTTTGCATGTGTTTAATACAATCTCTGTCAATCAGTCAGGTGACGGAGCAATATACATGcttttggctcagtcggtagagcagtAGTTTTTCACACCGGAGATCCAGGGTTGATTCCTGGTCAGAACACTTGAAAGAAATAATGAGTATTTTTCCCTGTTCTTCAACAAATGTGATATTAATTTCAACCTCTAATGGCTTTAAAccgtgatattttgcaagcctaaaacgcattactgtgctgcaattgaacagaactaatttcattaattgttggtatataccctggctaactgtcagtcttactgttgatatgtaatttgtgggagctgcgtgtaaaatacagtaaaatatgagaaaaatgtatagttctggagaagacatagaactcgtgtgaattgcattgatggacaccaaataatcatgccatcgtgttcagttgtgaatatgccaggtactccaacagtttgtttggcaaaatcggaccagcaaatagcgtaggagcctagtgtagtaaatgcaaaatggctgctataaatggtGGATCgaaaatatcgcatataagaagtcatctcaattgatacaaatgtttttatagacaccaaaaggtactctgaacataacaagaagactcttcaacgaaaaaaatagttcaaacaatctgtttggggcgaaaaaatgcaaatttccggaaaagagcctcaaagtccacagtatttaactatttttttcgtaaataatCTTCTTGTCATCCTTCAGATGTACCTTACAGTGTAATCTAAGaagcacttgtatcaattaaaatgtctttttatatacagcgaaatgtatataccaacaatttaATGAAAGTTAGTTCTAAATCAAATTGAAATCAAATACACGTATAGTCATAATACTTTTATcgctacaatgtatataataaatggCTTACAATCAAATTAAATGATGCAAGATTTAAACTAGATTTAATTAAATGAGTAAACAATtaatcgtatttttaaaataaaaaactttttCATTCGTCATAATTGTTTAatctattttattgttaatttataAAGGTCTGCTGGTCACCTTTACACACATAGTACGTCTAACTAAATTTGAAACAGCGTTAGGAGCTATCTGAATTTGAATCCTATTGGAACCTCTTTAACGACAAATTAAGAACCAAATCAGGTGATTTGTTGTAGTCCTTTAAGTAGGCCGAGTCTACATATTTATGTTCTAGATTCTCACAGTTTACAAATTTATCAGCTAAATATTGCAGATAACACTCCGTTATTGTCTTTGGCAAATAACTGACATGGAAAAACGAGTTATACATACCATTCATTCTTGTTGGCCCATGCAGTGAATGCTTTTCATCTAAAATCTaacattgaaaattattttaaaaactgAAACAAGTGGGCATGTCACTTATTTGTTTTGACTTTTACACGGTGGTGCTTCCCCTTTGATCATGGTATGTCATGTGACTTACCTCAACCGGAACTTCCGGTAGGCCTCTTTTTAGACGGTAAGTGAAACATGGTGGATTATCGAAAACCCACATGAGAAAATCCGTGTTCATCTTAGATTTACTAAACGACGCGTATACTAACAATAGCTATACACGAAGCTCAATAGttcaatgtttatttcattaaattatttCCCCAATATAAACCgctatttgttttaatttcagcCTTCAAGATGGGGCGACGACCAGCTCGTTGGTAAGTTTTACGTGTTTGGTTGATAATATAGGACATTTTGATATAGTTAACAATGATAATGCAATTTCTTGTCACTCTATGTCACTACATGCACCGTCCAATACACTGCTGGGTCAAGTTATTGTTACACAATCTATCGACATATTAAATGATTATTGAATATTCGGTCTGAaatgtttactttttaaaaGATCAATCACAACTAGTTACCCCCCCCCTTCCTTAATAACTATAAAGTTTGCTCTTTCAACGGTGAATCCAAGGCTTTCGTGATTATTGTTTCTTTaatatcaatttgttttatagtTACAGATACTGTAAAAACAAGCCATACCCCAAGTCAAGGTTTTGTCGTGGTGTCCCAGGTAAGTACATGATGGATCTGGAAATATGTTGTAGAAGGTTGATATGCCATATATGTTGATAATTGAATTCATGTTAACATAATAATCAATATTGTTGCATATTgctgcaaataaaaaaaaaccatgaacCCCATGCTACTAGCCACACTATAATTAAAGGATTATTTATGAATTCAGAGGTGAATATATACCTATCCTACCTAAGGCAGAGCTCAGTTTCACAAACATCCCTTAACTTGAGGAAATTTCATAACTTGaaattttccataggaaagcattatgCAGGTTGGACATCAGGATAACAGTCTGCATTTGAGTAACTGCAGTTACCCAAATGTATAGTCAATAAGTAACCAAATGCAGGATTGTGTGAAACGAAAATGCTTACTATGGGGTTAAAAATAGAACACATATCATGTGGATTCCTAATTCATGTGCACTGAAAGTCCATGATGGCTATACACTTATTCATTTCACTTTAAGAATCCTGCATTTGGGTAATGCAAACAAATAGATTACTCAAAATTAACGGGTAACTGTGTGTGACTCAAATCTAACGGGTAattgttactcaaatgcaggactgtCACTTGTATGAAGGGTCATGCCCAACCTGTTACAGAAGTCgagaagaataaaaaaaaaatcccaaatcAAAAATTGTTAGTGAAACTTGGCTTTGGCTCCTAGTGATAATTTTTGGATGTCTCGCTAACCTTGAATTATTTGGTATTTTTAGATCCCAAGATCCGTATTTTTGATCTTGGCAAGAAAAAGGCCAGGGTAGACGAATTCTCATTATGTGTGCATCTTGTCTCTGACGAGTATGAACAGCTGTCATCTGAGGCACTGGAAGCCAGCCGTATCTGTGCCAACAAATACCTTGTGAAGAACTGTGGCAAGGACTCCTTCCATTTACGAATGCGAGTGCATCCCTTCCACGTTTGCAGAATCAACAAGATGTTGTCGT from Argopecten irradians isolate NY chromosome 5, Ai_NY, whole genome shotgun sequence includes:
- the LOC138323747 gene encoding large ribosomal subunit protein uL16-like — encoded protein: MSCDLPQPELPVGLFLDAFKMGRRPARCYRYCKNKPYPKSRFCRGVPDPKIRIFDLGKKKARVDEFSLCVHLVSDEYEQLSSEALEASRICANKYLVKNCGKDSFHLRMRVHPFHVCRINKMLSCAGADRLQTGMRGAFGKPQGTVARVHIGQPIMSCRARETNQAAVIEALRRAKFKFPGRQKVATSYICPFTITISGSTSSKLTCVVSLAVL